One Pseudomonas sp. FP1742 genomic window carries:
- a CDS encoding FMN-binding glutamate synthase family protein: MSDPTTQKAGTPVLRESATFDRLTIQEIQRAAETGIYDIRGGGTKRKLPHFDDLLLLGASVSRYPLEGYREKCGTDVILGNRFAKKPIHLKIPVTIAGMSFGALSANAKEALGRGATIAGTSTTTGDGGMTPEERGQSQHLVYQYLPSRYGMNPDDLRKADAIEIVLGQGAKPGGGGMLLGMKVTERVAGMRTLPIGVDQRSACRHPDWTGPDDLAIKIAEIREITDWEKPIYVKIGASRPYYDVKLAVKAGADVIVLDGMQGGTAATQEVFIEHVGIPILPAIPQAVQALQEMGMHRKVQLIVSGGIRNGADVAKAMALGADAVAIGTAALIALGDNHPRLDEELKKIGSAAGFYDDWQNGRDPAGITTQDPELSKRLDPVEGGRRLANYLRVLVLEAQTMARACGKSHLHNLDPEDLVALTVESAAMARVPLAGTNWVPGSGGY; encoded by the coding sequence ATGAGCGACCCTACTACCCAAAAAGCAGGCACTCCAGTGTTGCGTGAGTCCGCGACCTTCGACCGCCTGACCATTCAGGAAATACAGCGTGCCGCTGAAACCGGCATCTATGACATTCGCGGCGGTGGCACCAAGCGCAAGCTGCCGCACTTCGATGACTTGTTGCTGCTGGGCGCCAGCGTTTCACGCTACCCGCTGGAAGGTTATCGGGAGAAGTGCGGCACCGATGTGATCCTCGGCAACCGCTTCGCCAAGAAGCCGATCCACCTGAAGATTCCGGTAACCATTGCCGGCATGAGTTTCGGTGCGTTGTCGGCCAATGCCAAGGAGGCGCTGGGCCGTGGCGCGACCATCGCCGGCACCAGCACCACTACCGGTGACGGTGGCATGACCCCGGAAGAACGCGGTCAATCCCAGCATTTGGTTTATCAGTATTTGCCATCGCGCTACGGCATGAACCCGGACGACCTGCGCAAAGCCGACGCCATCGAAATCGTCCTGGGCCAGGGCGCCAAACCCGGTGGCGGCGGCATGCTGCTGGGCATGAAAGTCACCGAGCGGGTGGCCGGCATGCGCACGTTGCCGATCGGTGTCGATCAGCGCAGCGCCTGCCGTCACCCGGACTGGACCGGCCCGGATGACCTGGCGATCAAAATTGCCGAGATCCGTGAAATCACGGATTGGGAAAAACCGATCTACGTGAAAATCGGCGCGAGCCGGCCGTACTACGACGTCAAATTGGCGGTGAAGGCAGGCGCGGATGTGATTGTCCTTGACGGCATGCAGGGCGGCACCGCGGCGACTCAGGAAGTGTTTATCGAACACGTGGGGATTCCGATTCTGCCGGCCATCCCGCAAGCGGTACAGGCTTTGCAGGAGATGGGCATGCATCGCAAGGTGCAGTTGATCGTGTCGGGTGGTATTCGCAACGGCGCCGATGTGGCCAAGGCGATGGCGCTGGGCGCGGATGCGGTGGCCATCGGCACGGCGGCGCTGATTGCCTTGGGCGATAACCATCCACGCCTGGACGAGGAACTGAAGAAAATCGGCTCGGCCGCCGGTTTCTACGACGACTGGCAGAACGGCCGCGACCCGGCGGGGATCACTACCCAGGATCCGGAGCTGTCCAAACGCCTGGATCCAGTGGAAGGCGGTCGGCGTTTGGCCAACTACCTGCGGGTATTGGTACTGGAGGCGCAGACCATGGCCCGGGCGTGCGGCAAGTCGCACCTGCATAACCTCGATCCCGAGGATCTGGTGGCATTGACGGTGGAGTCGGCTGCCATGGCCCGGGTGCCATTGGCGGGGACCAACTGGGTTCCGGGCTCGGGTGGTTATTGA
- a CDS encoding protein glxC: MKTIDLSIATVRDLNQALHDQVNNVEDREWVVTHSNGKHNLAVGVNQAVSIDIQGHAGYYCAGMNQKASITVHGNVGVGCAENMMSGYVRVKGSASQAAGATAHGGLLVIEGDAGARCGISMKGIDIVVGGSIGHMSCFMGQAGRLVVCGDAGDALGDSLYETHIYVRGSVASLGSDCVEKEMRAEHLEELQVLLNRAGFEHKATDFKRYGSARQLYNFKVDNASAY, encoded by the coding sequence ATGAAAACCATCGATCTTTCCATTGCCACCGTGCGCGATCTCAACCAGGCGCTGCATGACCAGGTCAACAACGTTGAAGACCGCGAATGGGTGGTGACTCATTCGAACGGCAAGCACAACCTCGCGGTCGGGGTGAACCAGGCCGTGTCCATCGATATCCAGGGCCACGCCGGTTACTACTGCGCCGGCATGAATCAAAAGGCTTCGATCACCGTCCACGGCAATGTCGGTGTCGGTTGCGCCGAGAACATGATGTCCGGCTACGTCCGGGTCAAAGGCAGCGCCTCTCAAGCGGCCGGTGCCACGGCCCATGGCGGGCTGTTGGTGATTGAAGGCGATGCTGGTGCGCGTTGCGGGATTTCCATGAAGGGCATCGACATCGTGGTCGGCGGCAGCATTGGCCATATGAGTTGTTTCATGGGCCAGGCCGGGCGCCTGGTGGTGTGCGGCGATGCCGGCGATGCACTGGGTGATTCGCTTTACGAAACCCACATCTATGTGCGCGGCAGCGTCGCGTCCCTGGGTTCGGACTGCGTCGAAAAAGAGATGCGCGCCGAACACTTGGAGGAGCTGCAAGTCCTGCTGAACCGTGCCGGTTTCGAGCATAAGGCGACTGACTTCAAGCGCTATGGCTCGGCCCGTCAGTTGTACAACTTCAAAGTCGATAACGCATCCGCGTACTGA
- a CDS encoding ammonium transporter, with protein sequence MVNRLLGKSLFGLLAAGALVPLAQAADAPTLNTGSTAWMVTAAVLVLFMCLPGLALFYGGLVRAKNMLSLFTQCFGIAGLVGVLWVIYGYSMVVDSTGMVEGQVTFNSFVGGLSRAFLAGMTPESLVGEIPEGVFVTFQMTFAIITPALIAGAFAERMKFSAALLFMALWFTLVYAPVAHMVWGGSGALMHNWGVLDFAGGTAVHINAGVAALAACLILGKRKGYQNEPMPAHNLSLTMAGAAMLWFGWFGFNIGSGGGLNGTSGIVMLNTQLGACAGILGWMFTEWFKVGKPSALGLASGALAGLVGITPACAYVGVGGALAIGLLCGVFCYLSVTVLKRRFGYDDSLDVFGLHGIGGMIGAILTGVFCIPSLGGLVEGVTLGGQVWAQIKGVALTTVYCFVVSWVILKLVNVLVGLRADESVEEMGLDLAEHNERAYNH encoded by the coding sequence ATGGTCAATCGTCTTCTCGGCAAGTCCCTTTTCGGCCTACTGGCTGCCGGCGCGCTCGTGCCGCTGGCACAGGCAGCCGATGCTCCCACGTTGAACACCGGCAGCACGGCCTGGATGGTCACCGCCGCCGTGCTGGTGTTGTTCATGTGTCTGCCAGGCCTTGCGTTGTTTTACGGCGGCCTGGTGCGGGCAAAAAACATGCTGTCGTTGTTTACCCAGTGCTTCGGCATCGCCGGCCTGGTGGGGGTGCTGTGGGTGATTTATGGCTACAGCATGGTGGTCGACAGCACCGGCATGGTCGAGGGACAGGTGACGTTCAACAGTTTTGTCGGTGGATTGAGCCGGGCCTTTCTGGCGGGCATGACACCGGAAAGCCTTGTCGGTGAAATTCCGGAAGGGGTGTTCGTGACCTTCCAGATGACCTTCGCCATCATCACCCCGGCGCTGATCGCCGGGGCATTCGCCGAACGCATGAAGTTCTCGGCGGCGCTGCTGTTCATGGCGCTGTGGTTCACCCTCGTGTACGCCCCGGTAGCGCACATGGTCTGGGGTGGTTCGGGGGCCTTGATGCATAACTGGGGCGTCCTCGACTTTGCCGGTGGCACCGCGGTACATATCAATGCGGGTGTTGCAGCGCTGGCGGCGTGCCTGATCCTGGGCAAACGCAAGGGTTACCAAAACGAGCCAATGCCGGCGCATAACTTGAGCCTGACCATGGCCGGTGCGGCCATGCTCTGGTTCGGCTGGTTCGGCTTCAACATCGGCTCTGGCGGCGGTCTGAATGGCACCTCCGGCATCGTCATGCTCAACACCCAGCTGGGCGCTTGCGCCGGGATTCTCGGCTGGATGTTCACCGAGTGGTTCAAGGTCGGCAAACCGAGTGCTTTGGGCCTGGCCAGTGGGGCTTTGGCCGGTCTGGTGGGCATCACGCCGGCGTGCGCCTATGTCGGCGTTGGAGGTGCGTTGGCTATTGGTCTGCTGTGCGGGGTGTTCTGCTACTTGAGCGTCACCGTGCTGAAACGTCGCTTCGGTTATGACGACAGTCTCGACGTGTTCGGCTTGCACGGTATCGGCGGGATGATTGGCGCGATCCTGACCGGAGTATTCTGCATACCATCTCTGGGCGGGCTGGTGGAGGGCGTGACCCTGGGAGGACAAGTCTGGGCGCAGATAAAAGGCGTTGCGCTGACCACGGTCTATTGCTTCGTGGTGAGCTGGGTCATTCTCAAACTCGTCAATGTCCTTGTCGGCTTACGGGCTGATGAATCGGTGGAGGAGATGGGGCTGGATCTGGCCGAGCACAACGAGCGTGCCTACAACCATTGA
- a CDS encoding glutamine amidotransferase family protein: MCGIVGLYLKNPQLESRLGQLFEPMLQAMTDRGPDSAGFAIYGDEVADDWVKLTLQATTEGFDWKTLMGELEGRLGCSLDWFQNANAAVLKVNAEEAPVRLALAELAPGVRIMSAGQSIEILKGMGLPLEISQRFGLAGMKGSHIIGHTRMATESAVTMEGSHPFSTGADLCLVHNGSLSNHFRLRQELKREGIHFETDNDTEVAAGYLTWRLQQGDSLKEALDHSLEDLDGFFTFAIGTRNGFAVIRDPIACKPAILAETEDYVAMASEYQALSSLPGIEHARVWEPAPATMYIWERESA; this comes from the coding sequence ATGTGTGGAATCGTAGGTCTTTACCTGAAAAATCCGCAGCTGGAATCCCGGCTCGGCCAGCTCTTCGAACCGATGTTGCAAGCCATGACCGATCGTGGCCCGGACAGTGCCGGTTTCGCCATTTACGGCGATGAAGTGGCCGATGACTGGGTCAAGCTGACCCTGCAGGCCACCACCGAAGGCTTTGACTGGAAAACCCTGATGGGTGAGCTGGAAGGGCGTCTCGGCTGCTCGCTGGACTGGTTCCAGAACGCCAACGCTGCCGTGCTCAAGGTCAATGCCGAAGAGGCGCCGGTACGTCTGGCCCTCGCCGAATTGGCACCTGGCGTACGCATCATGAGCGCCGGCCAGAGCATCGAAATTCTCAAGGGCATGGGCTTGCCCCTGGAGATTTCCCAACGCTTTGGCCTGGCCGGCATGAAGGGCAGCCACATCATCGGCCACACCCGGATGGCCACCGAAAGCGCGGTGACCATGGAAGGCAGCCACCCGTTCTCCACCGGCGCCGACCTGTGCCTGGTGCACAACGGCTCGCTGTCCAACCACTTCCGCCTGCGTCAGGAACTTAAGCGCGAAGGCATTCACTTCGAGACCGACAACGACACCGAAGTCGCCGCCGGCTACCTGACCTGGCGCCTGCAACAGGGCGACTCGCTGAAGGAGGCGCTGGATCATTCGCTGGAGGATCTGGACGGCTTCTTCACCTTCGCCATCGGTACCCGTAACGGTTTTGCGGTGATCCGCGATCCGATCGCCTGCAAGCCGGCGATCCTCGCCGAGACGGAGGACTACGTCGCTATGGCTTCCGAATACCAGGCGCTGTCGAGCCTGCCGGGGATCGAACACGCGAGGGTCTGGGAACCGGCACCGGCCACTATGTACATCTGGGAACGCGAGTCAGCTTAA